One Prodigiosinella aquatilis DNA window includes the following coding sequences:
- the ruvA gene encoding Holliday junction branch migration protein RuvA, with protein sequence MIGRIRGIVLEKQPPQVLIEANGVGYEVHMPMTCFYELPDLGQEAVIFTHFVVREDAQLLFGFNNKQERSLFRELIKVNGVGPKLALAILSGMSAQQFVSAVERQEIGVLIKLPGVGKKTAERLVVEMKDRFKGLNGDLFNSPGNMALPPSTPVGEPVVDPLAEAEAALVSLGYKPQEASRMISKVSRPDSTCETLIRDALRAVL encoded by the coding sequence GTGATAGGTCGTATCAGAGGCATCGTTCTGGAGAAACAACCACCGCAGGTATTGATTGAAGCCAACGGTGTGGGCTATGAAGTCCATATGCCGATGACCTGTTTTTACGAACTGCCAGATCTTGGCCAGGAAGCGGTGATCTTCACCCATTTTGTGGTGCGGGAAGATGCGCAACTGCTGTTTGGGTTCAATAACAAGCAGGAGCGTTCACTGTTCCGCGAGCTGATCAAAGTTAACGGTGTGGGGCCGAAACTGGCACTGGCGATTTTGTCCGGCATGTCGGCGCAGCAGTTTGTCAGCGCGGTGGAGCGTCAGGAAATTGGCGTCCTGATCAAACTGCCGGGCGTAGGCAAGAAAACCGCAGAGCGGCTGGTGGTGGAAATGAAAGACCGCTTCAAGGGGCTGAATGGTGATCTGTTTAATTCACCGGGTAACATGGCCTTGCCACCGTCAACGCCCGTGGGCGAACCGGTGGTGGATCCACTGGCAGAAGCGGAAGCCGCGCTGGTATCACTGGGCTATAAACCGCAGGAAGCCAGCCGTATGATAAGCAAGGTATCCCGCCCGGATTCTACCTGCGAAACCCTGATCAGGGACGCATTACGCGCGGTACTGTGA
- a CDS encoding HoxN/HupN/NixA family nickel/cobalt transporter: MLSSLFRDNPRSMVMLGGLVMVNALVWLLAWRLFHEHGALMATSLLAWCFGLRHAVDADHIAAIDNVTRKMMQEGKRPLSVGTWFSLGHSTIVILASLALAATATALRDDMAWFHEVGGVIGTLVSAGFLLLMALVNLVILRDVWKRFQQFKQGMGEAPDQMDDIPASGVMGWIFRSTFRLVRKSWHMYLVGLLFGLGFDTATEIGVLGISAAGASQGMSIWSIMIFPALFTCGMALVDTLDNVVMVGAYGWAFSKPQRKLYYNMTITATSVVVAVFIGGMEALGLLADKLDLHAGLWGVVEAFNAQLGNAGFYVVALFVACWVISLCNYRWKNYDALHNPTAEPSRQG, from the coding sequence ATGCTGTCTTCGCTTTTCAGGGACAATCCACGCTCGATGGTGATGTTGGGCGGTCTGGTGATGGTTAACGCGTTGGTATGGCTGCTGGCATGGCGTCTGTTTCATGAACATGGTGCCTTGATGGCGACCAGTTTGCTGGCCTGGTGCTTCGGACTGCGCCATGCGGTGGATGCGGACCATATCGCCGCCATCGATAATGTCACCCGGAAAATGATGCAAGAGGGGAAACGGCCACTGAGTGTCGGGACCTGGTTTTCGCTGGGACATTCCACCATCGTTATTCTGGCGTCACTGGCGCTGGCCGCCACCGCGACGGCGCTGCGGGATGATATGGCCTGGTTTCATGAAGTGGGGGGCGTCATCGGCACGCTGGTTTCAGCCGGGTTCCTGTTGTTGATGGCATTGGTGAATCTGGTGATTCTGCGCGATGTCTGGAAACGTTTTCAACAATTCAAACAAGGGATGGGCGAGGCGCCTGATCAGATGGACGATATTCCCGCGTCAGGGGTGATGGGCTGGATTTTCCGTTCAACATTCCGTCTGGTGCGCAAAAGCTGGCACATGTATCTGGTTGGTCTGCTGTTCGGACTGGGATTTGATACGGCTACCGAAATTGGCGTATTAGGTATCTCGGCGGCCGGCGCTTCACAGGGCATGTCAATCTGGTCGATCATGATTTTTCCGGCGTTGTTTACCTGCGGCATGGCACTGGTGGATACACTGGATAATGTGGTGATGGTCGGCGCTTATGGCTGGGCGTTCAGTAAACCGCAGCGCAAACTCTACTACAATATGACCATTACGGCGACGTCGGTAGTGGTGGCGGTTTTTATCGGCGGTATGGAAGCGCTGGGACTACTGGCGGACAAACTTGACCTGCATGCCGGGCTGTGGGGCGTGGTTGAGGCCTTCAATGCGCAACTCGGCAACGCCGGATTCTATGTCGTGGCGCTGTTTGTCGCCTGCTGGGTGATCTCGCTGTGCAACTACCGCTGGAAAAATTACGACGCCCTGCATAACCCGACAGCAGAACCCAGCCGTCAGGGGTGA